The Lewinellaceae bacterium genome has a segment encoding these proteins:
- a CDS encoding DUF1501 domain-containing protein, whose amino-acid sequence MNKNNPIEERSYLLNRRAFLAKSSIGIGAAALGAIMGTGLTSCIRGSAEEEVSASLKGILSNPHFAPKAKRVIYLFQSGGPSQLDLFDYKPLLTERRGQELPESIRKGQRLTGMTSGQTSFPLADSMYKFKQHGQSGTWLSELLPYTSKVVDDICIIKSMYTEAINHDPAITFFQTGSQQTGRPSMGSWLSYGLGSENENLPAFCVLLSRGTGRPFGQPLYSRLWGNGFLHSLHQGVQFRSGKDPVLYLKDPEGLSKMSRRNMLDKIAALNQKQYDEYGDPEVQSRIAQYEMAYRMQTSVPELMDVSGEPDSVYRLYGAESTQPGTFAANCLLARRLAERGVRFIQLYHMGWDQHFDLPTQIRGQAKDVDQASAALITDLKQRGMLEDTLVIWGGEFGRTNYSQGMLTDTNYGRDHHPRCFTIWMAGGGIKPGLVYGETDEFGYNIVSNPVHVHDFQATVLHQLGIDHEKLTYKHQGRRFRLTDVSGEVVHDLIA is encoded by the coding sequence ATGAATAAAAATAATCCAATAGAAGAACGTTCTTATTTGCTAAATCGGCGGGCTTTTTTAGCCAAATCGAGTATCGGGATTGGAGCTGCAGCATTAGGGGCTATAATGGGAACCGGGTTAACCAGTTGCATCAGAGGATCCGCGGAAGAAGAAGTTTCGGCTTCTCTTAAAGGAATACTCAGCAATCCTCATTTCGCCCCCAAAGCAAAAAGAGTTATTTATCTATTTCAAAGCGGGGGACCGTCGCAGCTGGACTTATTTGATTACAAACCGCTTTTGACCGAAAGAAGAGGTCAGGAATTGCCGGAATCCATCCGGAAAGGGCAGCGACTCACCGGGATGACCTCAGGGCAGACTTCTTTTCCGCTGGCTGATTCTATGTATAAATTTAAACAACACGGACAAAGCGGAACCTGGTTGAGCGAACTGCTGCCCTATACTTCAAAGGTGGTCGACGATATTTGCATCATAAAATCCATGTACACGGAAGCGATCAACCATGATCCCGCCATTACCTTTTTTCAGACGGGGTCTCAGCAAACGGGCCGGCCCTCTATGGGATCCTGGCTTAGTTACGGTTTGGGGAGTGAGAATGAAAATTTACCGGCATTCTGCGTATTGTTATCCCGGGGCACGGGGCGTCCTTTTGGCCAGCCGTTATATTCCAGACTATGGGGAAATGGTTTTTTACATTCCCTGCATCAGGGCGTTCAGTTCCGGTCAGGGAAAGATCCCGTGCTTTACCTGAAGGATCCGGAAGGACTTTCAAAAATGAGCCGTAGGAATATGTTGGATAAAATTGCGGCCTTAAACCAGAAACAGTACGATGAATACGGGGATCCTGAAGTTCAGAGCCGTATTGCGCAATACGAAATGGCTTACCGGATGCAGACTTCGGTTCCGGAATTAATGGATGTTTCCGGAGAGCCGGATAGTGTATATCGCCTTTATGGCGCGGAATCCACCCAACCCGGAACTTTTGCGGCCAATTGTCTCCTGGCCCGTCGATTGGCTGAGCGAGGCGTTAGGTTTATTCAACTGTACCACATGGGCTGGGATCAGCATTTTGACCTGCCTACGCAGATCAGGGGACAGGCAAAAGATGTCGATCAGGCTTCAGCGGCGTTAATCACGGATTTGAAGCAGCGGGGAATGCTTGAAGACACTCTCGTCATCTGGGGCGGAGAATTTGGCAGAACCAACTATTCGCAGGGCATGCTTACGGATACCAATTACGGAAGAGATCACCATCCGAGGTGTTTTACCATCTGGATGGCCGGCGGTGGGATAAAACCGGGTCTGGTTTATGGGGAGACGGATGAATTTGGATATAATATTGTTTCCAACCCGGTTCACGTTCATGATTTCCAGGCGACGGTTTTACACCAGTTGGGTATTGATCATGAAAAATTGACCTACAAACACCAGGGACGAAGATTTCGCCTGACGGATGTAAGTGGGGAAGTTGTCCACGATTTGATCGCTTAA